A window of the Nisaea acidiphila genome harbors these coding sequences:
- a CDS encoding DUF1178 family protein, which translates to MIKYRLRCDAEHSFDAWFRDSAAYDKQAGAGLLTCPNCGSAAISKALMAPSVNSSKKKSNRQSAEETMPAVSQMPPEMAAIREKLVALRKEVESKFDYVGKEFAEEARKIHYGETDPHGIYGETSSDEAQALMEEGIEFTPIPWVPKSDA; encoded by the coding sequence ATGATCAAGTACAGACTTCGGTGCGACGCGGAGCATAGCTTCGACGCCTGGTTCCGCGACAGCGCCGCCTACGACAAACAGGCCGGCGCCGGACTGCTGACCTGCCCGAATTGCGGTTCGGCGGCGATCTCGAAGGCCTTGATGGCGCCGAGCGTAAACAGCTCGAAGAAAAAATCGAACCGGCAAAGCGCGGAAGAGACCATGCCGGCCGTCAGCCAGATGCCACCGGAAATGGCCGCCATCCGGGAGAAGCTCGTCGCGCTCCGCAAGGAGGTCGAAAGCAAGTTCGACTATGTCGGCAAGGAATTCGCCGAAGAAGCCCGCAAGATCCATTACGGCGAAACGGACCCGCACGGGATCTATGGCGAGACAAGCTCCGACGAGGCACAGGCCTTGATGGAAGAGGGCATCGAGTTCACCCCGATCCCCTGGGTGCCGAAGAGCGACGCCTAG
- the ubiG gene encoding bifunctional 2-polyprenyl-6-hydroxyphenol methylase/3-demethylubiquinol 3-O-methyltransferase UbiG, with protein MIEKSMARSTIDPEDVRRFSAVADEWWDMRGPFAPLHKFTPVRLELIREWIGDHFSCDEAAARPFAGLRMLDIGCGGGLLSEPLTRLGASMTGIDAEGKTIRTAALHAEEGGLEIDYRVSLAEALAEEMPEAFDAVIASEVIEHVADPSLFATSLAKLVRPGGAVFVTTLNRTGKSLLFGKFAAEYLLRWVPPGTHDWRQFLTPEELRDLLAEAGLTVTERSGIRFDPLADSFSRSSDLAINYAMLAVKPGANG; from the coding sequence ATGATTGAGAAGAGCATGGCGAGAAGCACGATCGATCCGGAAGACGTCCGGCGATTCTCCGCGGTCGCGGACGAGTGGTGGGACATGCGCGGGCCATTCGCGCCGCTGCACAAGTTCACGCCCGTCCGCCTTGAGCTGATTCGTGAATGGATCGGCGACCACTTCTCGTGCGATGAGGCGGCCGCGAGACCGTTCGCCGGTTTGCGGATGCTGGATATCGGATGCGGCGGCGGATTGCTCTCCGAACCGCTAACCCGGCTGGGGGCGTCCATGACCGGGATCGATGCGGAGGGAAAGACGATCCGCACCGCCGCTCTCCATGCGGAAGAGGGCGGGCTCGAGATCGACTACCGGGTCTCGCTCGCCGAGGCGCTCGCCGAGGAAATGCCCGAGGCCTTCGACGCCGTGATCGCGTCGGAGGTGATCGAGCATGTCGCCGATCCTTCGCTCTTCGCCACCTCGCTCGCGAAGCTGGTCCGCCCGGGCGGCGCGGTGTTCGTCACGACGCTGAACCGGACCGGCAAGTCGCTGCTTTTCGGAAAGTTCGCCGCCGAATACCTGCTGCGCTGGGTTCCACCCGGAACGCACGACTGGCGGCAGTTCCTTACGCCGGAGGAATTGCGCGACCTGCTGGCGGAGGCCGGCCTCACGGTGACGGAGCGTAGCGGGATCCGTTTCGATCCGCTCGCGGACAGCTTCTCGCGCTCGTCGGATCTCGCGATCAATTACGCGATGCTGGCGGTGAAACCGGGGGCGAACGGCTAG
- a CDS encoding aspartate kinase — MARIVQKFGGTSVADIERIRNVALRVKKEVDAGNEVAVIVSAMAGVTNQLVGYAREMSVLHDAREYDTIVSTGEQVTSGLLAMALQNLGINARSWLAWQLPFRTDGVHSKARIEGIETGEIVQRFEQGQVAVLAGFQGLGPDNRITTLGRGGSDTSAVALAAALNADRCDIYTDVDGVYTTNPKIVPSARKIDRITYEEMLELASQGAKVLETRSVALAMQHNVRLQVLSSFVEAPGTLVCDEDEIVEQKIVSGIAYSPEEAKVTVRHVPDRPGVAASIFGSLADAAVNVDMIVQNVTEDGNTTDMTFTIGKTDLERAQQVLEKLRDELGFKEVNADPNVAKVSVVGVGMRSQPGVAKTMFRTLSDKGINIQVISTSEIKVSVLIAAEYTELAVRALHTAYGLDGPPAG, encoded by the coding sequence ATGGCGCGTATCGTGCAAAAGTTCGGCGGCACGTCGGTCGCCGACATTGAGCGCATCAGAAATGTAGCGCTCCGGGTGAAAAAGGAAGTCGACGCGGGCAACGAGGTGGCGGTCATCGTCTCCGCCATGGCCGGCGTCACGAATCAGCTTGTCGGCTATGCGCGCGAGATGAGCGTGCTGCACGATGCGCGGGAATACGACACCATCGTCTCCACCGGCGAGCAGGTGACCAGCGGCCTTCTCGCAATGGCGCTGCAGAATCTCGGCATCAACGCGCGCTCCTGGCTCGCCTGGCAGCTGCCGTTCCGCACCGATGGCGTGCACAGCAAGGCGCGGATCGAGGGCATCGAGACCGGCGAGATCGTCCAGCGCTTCGAACAGGGTCAGGTGGCGGTGCTGGCCGGTTTCCAGGGGCTCGGCCCGGACAACCGGATCACCACGCTCGGGCGCGGCGGCTCGGACACGTCGGCGGTCGCGCTGGCGGCGGCGCTGAACGCAGACCGCTGCGATATCTACACGGATGTCGACGGGGTCTATACTACGAATCCGAAGATTGTCCCGTCGGCACGGAAGATCGACCGGATCACTTACGAAGAAATGCTGGAACTGGCCTCGCAGGGGGCCAAGGTGCTGGAGACGCGCTCCGTCGCGCTTGCCATGCAGCACAATGTCAGGCTCCAGGTGCTCTCGAGCTTCGTCGAGGCGCCGGGTACCCTGGTCTGTGATGAGGATGAGATCGTGGAACAGAAAATCGTCAGCGGCATCGCCTACAGCCCCGAAGAGGCAAAGGTCACCGTGCGTCACGTGCCGGACCGGCCGGGCGTCGCCGCCTCCATTTTCGGCAGCCTCGCCGATGCCGCGGTCAATGTGGACATGATCGTCCAGAACGTGACCGAGGACGGCAACACCACCGACATGACCTTCACCATCGGCAAGACCGATCTGGAGCGTGCCCAGCAGGTTCTGGAGAAACTGCGCGACGAGCTCGGCTTCAAGGAAGTCAATGCCGACCCGAACGTCGCCAAGGTCTCCGTCGTCGGCGTCGGCATGCGCTCGCAGCCGGGCGTCGCCAAGACCATGTTCCGCACGCTGTCCGACAAGGGGATCAACATCCAGGTGATCTCGACATCGGAAATCAAGGTGAGCGTCCTGATCGCCGCGGAATATACCGAACTCGCCGTACGAGCCCTGCACACCGCCTACGGCCTCGACGGACCGCCGGCCGGCTGA
- the ptsP gene encoding phosphoenolpyruvate--protein phosphotransferase produces MTAAVEHNGFGRNSRSMLRRLRDVMAEARAPQERLDSITSIIAADMAAEVCSVYVRRADNLLELCSTEGLNQDAVHRTLMHFGEGLVGDIAARAQSLALSDAQSHPKFAYRPETGEEIYQSLAGVPVMRADRLLGVLVVQNRSRRQYSDEEIETLETFAMVLAELLANGVLGEQENRNDAALRLTGQTVAPGIGIGIAHFHRQSAAIRRVVADNPAVEKDRLESAMEGVRSRIDTLLAAPDLAEAGEHRDVLETFRMIAHDRGWLARMNDAIDNGLTAEAAVQRARADMRARLGSVQNPYLRERLADFEDLANRLIAQLADEDETGEGNGTTVTRDQPYVVVARSMGPAELLDYDRHNLNGLVLEEGSATAHVAIVARALDIPVLGNIPGLLSEVNPGDRLIVDADNNQILLRPTEDVEEYFHTGLKARAETRARYQALRDLPAQTLDGVDISLLLNVGLMFDLQQLDATGATGVGLYRTEIPFMVRRDIPDVKQQTDAYRRVLEGAGGRPVTFRTLDAGGDKHIQAFDHDPGDNPALGWRSLRISVDHPSLLRNQLRAILRAADGAPVDLMFPMVSTVGEFDAARSILDRELEHAIRGGEKLPSNLRLGSMLEVPSLAWQLPEILSRVDFLSVGSNDLQQFFFAADRGDQRVTHRYDPVSVPFLRLLKQIADACEEYGKPLTLCGEMAGSRIGAMALVGIGYRRLSMAAASIGPVKETIRAINYSDLETFISNLLKSREGRLVEHLKAFARDHQVPA; encoded by the coding sequence ATGACGGCGGCGGTCGAGCATAACGGCTTCGGCCGCAACTCCCGCTCCATGTTGCGCCGCCTGCGCGACGTGATGGCCGAGGCGCGCGCGCCGCAGGAACGTCTCGACAGCATCACCTCGATCATCGCCGCCGACATGGCGGCCGAAGTCTGCTCGGTCTATGTCCGGCGCGCCGACAACCTGTTGGAATTATGCTCGACCGAGGGCCTTAACCAGGATGCGGTTCATCGCACCCTGATGCATTTCGGCGAGGGTCTCGTCGGCGACATCGCCGCCCGTGCACAATCCCTCGCACTATCGGACGCACAATCGCATCCCAAATTCGCCTACCGTCCGGAAACCGGCGAAGAGATCTACCAGTCGCTCGCCGGCGTGCCGGTTATGCGGGCCGACCGCCTGCTCGGCGTGCTCGTGGTACAGAACCGTTCCCGCCGGCAATATTCCGACGAGGAGATCGAGACGCTCGAGACCTTCGCCATGGTGCTGGCGGAACTGCTCGCGAACGGCGTGCTCGGCGAGCAGGAGAACCGCAACGACGCGGCGCTCCGGCTGACGGGGCAGACCGTCGCTCCGGGGATCGGGATCGGCATTGCCCATTTCCACCGCCAGAGCGCGGCGATCCGCCGGGTCGTCGCCGACAACCCGGCCGTGGAGAAGGACCGGCTCGAAAGCGCGATGGAGGGCGTCCGCTCGCGGATCGACACGCTGCTGGCAGCCCCCGACCTCGCCGAGGCCGGAGAGCACAGGGACGTTCTGGAAACTTTCCGGATGATTGCCCACGACCGTGGCTGGCTCGCCCGCATGAACGATGCGATCGACAACGGCCTCACGGCCGAAGCGGCGGTGCAGCGCGCCCGGGCCGACATGCGCGCCCGGCTCGGCTCGGTCCAGAATCCCTACCTGCGCGAACGCCTCGCCGATTTCGAAGATCTCGCGAACCGGCTGATCGCGCAGCTCGCGGACGAGGACGAGACCGGCGAGGGTAATGGAACGACGGTCACCCGCGATCAGCCCTACGTCGTCGTCGCTCGTTCCATGGGCCCGGCCGAGCTGCTCGACTATGACCGTCACAATCTGAACGGTCTTGTCCTGGAGGAAGGGTCGGCCACGGCTCATGTGGCGATCGTCGCCCGTGCCCTGGACATCCCGGTGCTCGGCAACATTCCGGGCCTGCTGAGCGAGGTCAATCCGGGCGACCGCCTGATCGTAGATGCGGATAACAACCAGATCCTTCTACGCCCGACGGAGGACGTGGAGGAGTACTTCCATACCGGTCTGAAAGCGCGCGCGGAGACCAGGGCGCGCTATCAGGCCCTGCGTGACCTGCCGGCGCAAACGCTCGACGGCGTTGATATCTCCCTGCTGCTGAATGTCGGGCTCATGTTCGACCTGCAACAGCTGGACGCGACGGGCGCGACCGGGGTCGGCCTCTACAGGACTGAAATCCCGTTCATGGTCCGGCGCGACATTCCGGACGTGAAACAGCAGACGGACGCCTATCGCCGGGTCCTCGAGGGTGCCGGAGGGCGTCCCGTAACCTTCCGCACGCTCGACGCGGGCGGCGACAAGCATATCCAGGCCTTCGACCATGATCCGGGAGACAATCCCGCTCTCGGCTGGAGATCCCTGCGCATTTCGGTCGACCATCCGAGCCTGCTCCGAAACCAGCTCCGCGCCATCCTGCGTGCGGCCGACGGCGCGCCTGTCGACCTGATGTTCCCGATGGTCTCGACAGTGGGCGAATTCGATGCCGCCCGCTCGATCCTCGACCGCGAACTCGAACATGCGATCCGCGGAGGCGAGAAACTGCCGTCGAACCTGCGCCTCGGCAGCATGCTTGAGGTCCCGTCCCTCGCCTGGCAACTTCCCGAGATCTTGTCCCGGGTCGATTTTCTTTCTGTCGGCAGCAACGACCTGCAGCAGTTTTTCTTTGCGGCGGACCGCGGAGACCAGCGGGTCACCCACCGCTACGATCCCGTTTCCGTACCTTTCCTCCGGCTTCTCAAACAGATTGCAGATGCCTGCGAAGAATACGGCAAGCCATTGACTCTCTGCGGAGAGATGGCCGGATCGCGGATCGGAGCGATGGCGCTCGTCGGAATCGGCTATCGCAGGCTTTCGATGGCCGCAGCCTCTATTGGCCCCGTAAAAGAAACAATAAGAGCAATCAATTATAGCGATTTGGAAACATTTATATCTAATTTATTGAAATCACGGGAAGGTCGTCTCGTCGAGCATTTGAAGGCGTTCGCACGCGACCATCAGGTGCCCGCCTGA
- a CDS encoding helix-turn-helix domain-containing protein codes for MSTKAKLRLRHIEDADKSKVADAASESAAPKLVASAPPASNAKQIKSLKNEPVLAHEDEMSSSVGGTLRRGRQEKDLSLQDVAQQLRIQRSYLQALETGDFDNLPGLTYAIGYVRSYSQLVGLDAEKLITDFKAEAKKLQEPTQLSFPSPAPEGKVPGGALMFVGVLLAALSYGGWYYFSTSETSVSDLTPTIPDRLAFLLEEPAIESGASEPTAVTAETAPAASVAAPAEPAPEETTTAETALATDAPVANVDAETATDTAPEAEQVASASPEATAAAETVSEEKSPVALAPAPQQETETPEPVATASAPTVDVPAAPVTQAARPATAAEPVSADAATDTSTLEPATEIASVPATAPASAPADIPAVPDVSRSSSEPSAVNAEAAAIDSKPTPAPTASSEGPRIVISATDDSWVQVRGSDATPLLTRILRKGEQYEVPARSGLRLFTGNAGALKISVDGTEAPSLGPFGKIARNVPLDASLLTYTVSD; via the coding sequence ATGAGCACCAAGGCGAAGTTGAGACTCCGGCACATCGAAGATGCCGACAAGTCAAAAGTCGCGGACGCCGCGTCTGAGTCGGCGGCCCCGAAACTTGTCGCTTCTGCGCCGCCTGCATCCAATGCCAAGCAAATCAAGAGCTTGAAGAACGAACCGGTCCTGGCGCACGAAGACGAGATGAGTTCCTCGGTCGGCGGGACCCTGAGACGCGGACGTCAGGAAAAGGATCTTTCCCTTCAGGACGTGGCGCAGCAACTGCGCATCCAACGCAGCTACTTGCAGGCACTCGAAACCGGCGATTTCGACAATCTGCCGGGCCTGACCTACGCAATCGGCTATGTCCGCAGCTACAGTCAGCTCGTCGGTCTCGATGCCGAGAAGCTGATCACCGATTTCAAGGCCGAGGCGAAGAAGCTGCAGGAACCGACGCAGCTCTCCTTCCCATCCCCGGCCCCCGAAGGCAAAGTTCCGGGCGGGGCGCTGATGTTCGTCGGCGTTCTGCTCGCGGCCCTCAGCTATGGGGGCTGGTATTATTTCTCGACCTCCGAGACCAGTGTCTCTGACCTGACCCCGACGATCCCGGATCGCCTCGCCTTCCTGCTGGAAGAGCCGGCCATCGAGTCCGGCGCGTCAGAGCCCACTGCGGTCACCGCCGAGACCGCTCCGGCCGCAAGTGTCGCGGCTCCGGCGGAGCCGGCACCCGAAGAGACGACGACAGCAGAGACGGCTCTGGCAACGGATGCTCCGGTTGCAAATGTCGATGCCGAAACGGCCACCGACACCGCTCCTGAAGCGGAACAGGTTGCCTCTGCGTCTCCTGAGGCAACCGCCGCCGCAGAGACGGTATCTGAAGAGAAATCTCCCGTCGCACTTGCGCCGGCGCCGCAACAAGAGACCGAAACGCCGGAGCCGGTCGCGACGGCGTCCGCTCCGACAGTCGACGTTCCAGCTGCGCCGGTAACGCAAGCGGCACGACCGGCAACCGCGGCCGAACCGGTGTCGGCCGACGCCGCAACGGACACGTCGACTCTGGAGCCGGCAACAGAAATAGCCAGCGTTCCTGCAACGGCGCCGGCGTCCGCTCCGGCAGACATTCCGGCCGTGCCCGACGTCAGCCGCAGCAGCTCCGAGCCGTCCGCGGTCAATGCGGAAGCGGCGGCAATCGATTCAAAGCCGACCCCGGCGCCCACGGCTTCCAGCGAAGGTCCCCGTATCGTCATCAGTGCGACGGACGACAGTTGGGTCCAGGTGCGCGGCTCCGACGCGACTCCCCTGTTGACCCGTATCCTGCGCAAGGGTGAGCAGTACGAGGTCCCGGCCCGCAGCGGCTTGCGGCTCTTTACCGGCAATGCCGGCGCCCTCAAGATCTCGGTCGACGGAACCGAAGCACCGAGCCTGGGTCCGTTCGGCAAGATCGCCCGGAACGTCCCGCTTGACGCGAGCCTGCTGACCTACACAGTCTCCGACTGA
- the ispG gene encoding flavodoxin-dependent (E)-4-hydroxy-3-methylbut-2-enyl-diphosphate synthase, with the protein MSVRPYRDIDRRKSRQISVGNVLVGGDAPITVQTMTNTLTADAKATIAQIQACADAGADIVRVSCPDEASTAAMPEIVKASPVPIVADIHFHYKRAIEAAEAGAACLRINPGNIGSADRVREVVKAAKDHGCSIRVGVNAGSLEKHLLEKYGEPCPEAMVESALDHLRILEDNDFFETKISVKASDVFLAVAAYQGLADACDYPLHLGITEAGGFRIGSVKSSIGMGMLLWSGIGDTIRVSLSSDPVDEVKVGFDILKSLNLRHRGVNVISCPSCARQQFDVIKTVEVLEQRLAHITTPMTLSVIGCVVNGPGEARETDIGFTGGGKGTHQVYIAGLPHHRLKDDKIVDHLVSLVEEKAAEIERELATEKKAIAVPPAAS; encoded by the coding sequence ATGAGCGTGCGGCCCTACCGCGACATCGACCGACGCAAGTCCCGTCAGATCTCCGTCGGAAACGTGCTTGTCGGCGGCGATGCCCCGATTACCGTACAGACCATGACGAACACGCTGACCGCCGATGCAAAGGCGACGATCGCGCAGATCCAGGCTTGCGCGGACGCCGGTGCCGACATCGTGCGGGTCTCCTGCCCGGATGAGGCCTCGACCGCGGCGATGCCGGAGATCGTCAAGGCGAGCCCGGTTCCCATCGTGGCCGACATTCATTTCCACTACAAACGCGCCATTGAGGCCGCCGAGGCGGGTGCCGCCTGTCTGCGCATCAATCCCGGCAATATCGGCAGCGCCGATCGGGTGCGCGAGGTGGTGAAGGCCGCCAAGGACCATGGCTGCTCGATCCGGGTCGGCGTGAATGCGGGCAGCCTCGAAAAGCATCTGCTGGAAAAATACGGAGAGCCCTGCCCCGAAGCCATGGTGGAAAGCGCACTCGACCACCTGCGCATCCTCGAAGACAACGATTTCTTCGAGACCAAGATCAGTGTGAAGGCGTCCGACGTCTTCCTCGCCGTCGCGGCCTATCAGGGCCTCGCGGACGCCTGCGACTATCCGCTGCACCTCGGGATCACCGAGGCCGGCGGTTTCCGCATCGGCTCGGTCAAGAGCTCCATCGGCATGGGCATGCTGCTCTGGAGCGGGATCGGCGACACGATCCGCGTCTCCCTCTCCTCCGATCCGGTGGACGAGGTGAAGGTCGGTTTCGACATTCTGAAGTCTCTCAACCTGCGCCACCGCGGCGTGAATGTGATCTCCTGCCCGTCCTGCGCCCGCCAGCAGTTCGACGTGATCAAGACCGTCGAGGTCCTGGAACAACGTCTGGCGCACATCACCACGCCGATGACCCTTTCGGTGATCGGCTGCGTGGTGAACGGTCCCGGCGAAGCGCGGGAGACCGATATCGGTTTCACCGGCGGCGGCAAGGGCACACATCAAGTCTACATCGCCGGGCTGCCGCACCATCGCCTGAAGGACGACAAGATCGTCGACCATCTGGTCTCTCTCGTAGAAGAGAAGGCGGCGGAGATCGAACGGGAACTGGCTACGGAAAAGAAAGCCATCGCGGTTCCGCCGGCCGCGTCCTGA
- the hisS gene encoding histidine--tRNA ligase encodes MAKLQPVRGTHDLLGEDARRHRHVVETALGTAARYGFSEIQTPIFEFTEVFARTLGETSDVVSKEMYTFEDRGGDRVTLRPEGTAGVARAFISEGLTQDLPLKLFYQGPMFRYERPQKGRQRQFHQIGVELLGVPAPQADIEVITVGADILDALGIFDGIILELNTLGDTESRGAYRTALVAYLMDHRDGLSEDSLRRLEVNPLRILDSKDEGDRAIVANAPSFGDYLNEASRDFYGTVKEGLDTVGIPYRQNDRLVRGLDYYCHTAYEFVTDKLGAQGTVMAGGRYDGLVETMGGPSTPGVGWAAGIERIAMMIDAPAAPARPVAVIPVGAEATITAIKLSHDLRKSGLAVEMGYSGNLGKRMKRANKLGASHAVILGETELEKGVATVRDLDTGSQTEVALDRIGDHLKAGS; translated from the coding sequence ATGGCGAAACTGCAACCCGTTCGCGGTACCCACGACCTTCTGGGCGAGGACGCGCGACGGCATCGTCATGTGGTTGAGACCGCGCTCGGGACCGCGGCCCGCTACGGGTTCAGCGAGATCCAGACCCCGATCTTCGAATTCACTGAAGTCTTCGCCCGCACGCTCGGCGAGACCTCGGACGTGGTCTCCAAGGAGATGTACACCTTCGAGGACCGTGGCGGTGACAGGGTCACCCTGCGACCGGAGGGAACAGCCGGCGTGGCGCGCGCCTTCATTTCAGAGGGTCTGACCCAGGATCTGCCGCTGAAGCTCTTTTATCAGGGCCCGATGTTCCGCTACGAACGACCGCAGAAGGGCCGCCAGCGCCAGTTCCACCAGATCGGCGTGGAGCTTCTCGGCGTTCCGGCGCCGCAGGCCGATATCGAGGTCATCACCGTCGGCGCCGACATTCTCGACGCGCTCGGGATCTTCGACGGCATCATCCTGGAACTGAACACGCTCGGCGATACGGAAAGCCGTGGCGCCTACCGCACCGCTCTGGTCGCCTATCTGATGGATCACCGGGACGGCCTTTCGGAAGACAGCCTGCGCCGGCTCGAGGTCAACCCGCTGCGGATCCTCGACAGCAAGGACGAGGGAGACCGCGCGATCGTCGCCAACGCGCCCTCCTTCGGCGACTATCTGAACGAGGCGAGCCGGGACTTCTACGGCACGGTGAAAGAGGGACTCGACACGGTCGGTATTCCCTACCGGCAGAACGACCGCCTTGTGCGCGGCCTCGATTACTATTGTCACACGGCCTACGAGTTCGTGACCGACAAGCTTGGCGCCCAGGGTACCGTTATGGCCGGTGGCCGGTATGACGGGCTGGTCGAGACCATGGGCGGTCCGTCGACCCCGGGCGTGGGGTGGGCGGCAGGGATCGAGCGCATTGCCATGATGATCGACGCGCCGGCAGCCCCGGCACGGCCGGTAGCGGTGATTCCCGTCGGCGCGGAGGCCACGATCACCGCCATCAAGCTCAGCCATGACTTGCGCAAGAGCGGTCTTGCTGTCGAAATGGGCTATTCGGGCAACCTTGGAAAGCGCATGAAGCGGGCCAACAAACTCGGCGCCAGCCACGCCGTCATTCTCGGCGAGACGGAACTCGAAAAGGGAGTCGCGACCGTTCGGGACCTGGATACAGGCTCTCAGACCGAAGTCGCGCTGGACAGGATCGGGGACCATCTCAAAGCCGGGTCCTAG
- the hemA gene encoding glutamyl-tRNA reductase, giving the protein MADRPASPLFQDLHRFAVVGVNHRTCPDAIREQLFVADEELPVVLRSLRVFGIEEAMPLSTCDRVEVAGVFPNPEEARSVIARILCAPVGLDPALLEPLLYRHVGGDAVAHLFRVAASLDSQVIGEPQILGQMRAGHRLARNLKSSGPLLDATMSAAFEAARQVRRETRIAEGPVSIAAAAITIARDVHGALDRTRALLLGAGELGLILAEQLQEGHETPVTVMDRISRRAEATAKSINAHHRPFEELSAALSEADIVIAAVGEGRTVLTAEMVESALQKRRYRPIFLVDLSVPADVDPAVNRIDEAFLFDLEDLERTATEGKNARRAEAERAREMVEKAVARFLSDQSGRTAAPAIVRLRNHLEAMRTNLHEEQPNLSAEQATRLLLNRIMHGPSEHLRRLAASETLDDRTISTLVELFGLEEEQGENE; this is encoded by the coding sequence TTGGCGGACCGTCCCGCTTCCCCGCTCTTTCAGGACCTGCACCGTTTCGCCGTCGTCGGCGTCAACCACCGGACCTGCCCGGACGCGATCCGCGAACAACTCTTCGTCGCCGACGAGGAGCTGCCGGTGGTCCTGCGGTCACTCCGGGTCTTCGGGATCGAAGAGGCGATGCCGCTTTCGACCTGCGACCGGGTCGAGGTGGCGGGTGTTTTTCCCAATCCCGAGGAGGCCCGCAGTGTGATCGCGAGGATCCTCTGCGCGCCGGTCGGTCTCGATCCTGCCCTCTTAGAGCCTCTGCTCTATCGGCATGTCGGCGGCGACGCCGTCGCCCATTTGTTCCGGGTCGCCGCCTCCCTCGACAGCCAAGTCATCGGGGAGCCGCAAATCCTCGGCCAGATGCGCGCCGGGCATCGCCTCGCCCGCAACCTGAAATCCTCCGGTCCGCTGCTCGACGCGACCATGAGCGCAGCGTTCGAGGCCGCCCGACAGGTTCGTCGGGAAACCCGGATCGCCGAAGGTCCGGTCTCCATCGCCGCAGCGGCGATCACCATCGCGCGCGACGTCCACGGAGCTTTGGACAGGACCCGCGCCCTGCTGCTCGGCGCGGGCGAGCTTGGCCTGATTCTGGCCGAGCAGCTACAGGAGGGTCACGAGACGCCGGTGACTGTCATGGACAGGATCTCGCGGCGCGCGGAAGCGACGGCGAAATCTATCAATGCCCATCATCGTCCATTCGAGGAACTCTCGGCAGCGCTGTCAGAAGCGGATATTGTCATCGCCGCCGTCGGCGAGGGCCGCACTGTACTGACCGCCGAGATGGTCGAAAGCGCCTTGCAGAAACGGCGTTACCGCCCGATCTTCCTGGTCGACCTGTCCGTGCCAGCGGATGTCGATCCGGCGGTCAATCGGATCGACGAGGCCTTCCTGTTCGATCTTGAGGATCTCGAACGCACGGCGACCGAAGGCAAGAATGCGCGCCGCGCAGAGGCGGAGCGCGCCCGTGAAATGGTCGAAAAAGCCGTCGCGCGCTTTCTTTCGGACCAAAGCGGGCGAACAGCCGCCCCAGCGATCGTGCGCCTCAGAAACCATTTGGAAGCGATGCGGACAAATCTGCACGAGGAACAGCCGAACCTTTCTGCGGAACAGGCGACGCGGCTCCTGCTGAACCGCATCATGCACGGGCCGTCGGAGCATCTACGCCGGCTCGCGGCTTCCGAGACACTGGACGACAGGACAATCTCCACTCTGGTGGAACTGTTCGGCCTCGAAGAAGAACAGGGAGAAAACGAGTGA